One Theropithecus gelada isolate Dixy chromosome 3, Tgel_1.0, whole genome shotgun sequence genomic window carries:
- the DBF4 gene encoding protein DBF4 homolog A isoform X3, whose translation MGGKELVLVHKKQEKPCSPFDVDKPSSMQKQTQVKLRIQTDGDKYGGTSIQLQLKEKKKKGYCECCLQKYEDLETHLLSEQHRNFAQSNQYQVVDDIVSKLVFDFVEYEKDTPKKKRIKYSVGSLSPVSANVLKKTEQKEKVEYQHISQKDCREDDITVMEQNFLYKETQETEKEILFISEPIPYPSNELRGLNEKTTNKCSMLSAAENDIRQSFIQLPLHRNKQECVLDISEHTLSENDLEELRADHYKCNIKASVHVSDFSTDNSASQPKQKSDIMLFPAKDLKEKDLHSIFTHDSGLITINSSQEHLTVQAKAPSHTPPEEPNECDIKNMDSLPSGKIHRKVKILLGRNRKENLEPNAEFDKRTEFITQEENRICSSPVQSLLDLFQTSEEKSEFLGFTSYTENSGICSVLDIWEEENSNNLLTAFFSSPSTSTFTGF comes from the exons ggGAAAAGAGTTGGTGCTGGTGCACAAAAAACAAGAA AAGCCCTGCAGTCCATTTGATGTAGACAAGCCATCTAGTATGCAAAAGCAAACTCAGGTTAAACTAAG AATCCAAACGGATGGCGATAAGTATGGTGGAACCTCAATTCAACTCCAgttgaaagagaagaagaaaaaaggatacTGCGAATGTTGCTTGCAGAAATATGAAGATCTAGAAACT caCCTTCTAAGTGAGCAACACAGAAACTTTGCACAGAGTAACCAGTATCAAGTTGTTGATGATATTGTATCTAAGTTAGTTTTTGACTTTGTGGAATATGAAAAGGACACACctaaaaagaaaag aataaaatacagtgtTGGATCCCTTTCTCCTGTTTCTGCAAATGTCCTGAAAAAGactgaacaaaaggaaaaagtggAATACCAAcatatttctcagaaagattgCCGGGAAGATGATATAACGGTGATGGAGCAGAATTTCCTGTATAAAGAGACCCAGGAAACTGAAAAAGAGATTCTGTTTATTTCAGAGCCCATCCCCTACCCTTCAAATGAATTAAGAGGGCTTAATGAGAAAACGACTAATAAATGTTCCATGTTAAGTGCAGCTGAAAATGACATAAGACAGAGTTTTATACAGCTACCTCTACATAGAAACAAACAGGAATGCGTTCTTGACATTTCCGAACACACGTTAAGTGAAAATGACTTAGAAGAACTAAGGGCAGATCACTATAAATGTAACATAAAGGCATCTGTACATGTTTCTGATTTCAGTACAGATAATAGTGCATCTCAACCAAAACAAAAGTCAGATATTATGCTTTTTCCAGCAAAGGATCTCAAGGAAAAGGACCTTCATTCAATATTTACTCATGATTCTGGTCTGATAACAATAAACAGTTCACAAGAGCACCTAACTGTTCAGGCAAAGGCTCCATCCCATACTCCTCCTGAGGAACCCAATGAATGTGACATCAAGAATATGGATAGTTTACCTTCTGGTAAAATACATCgaaaagtgaaaatattattaggaagaaatagaaaagaaaatctggaacCAAATGCTGAATTTGATAAAAGAACTGAATTTATTacacaagaagaaaacagaatttgtaGTTCACCAGTACAATCTTTACTAGACTTGTTTCAGACTAGTGAAGAGAAATCAGAATTTTTGGGTTTCACAAGCTACACGGAAAACAGTGGTATATGCAGTGTTTTAGATATTTGGGAAGAGGAAAATTCAAATAATCTGTTAACAGCGTTTTTCTCGTCCCCTTCAACTTCTACATTTACTGGcttttag
- the DBF4 gene encoding protein DBF4 homolog A isoform X4, producing the protein MQKQTQVKLRIQTDGDKYGGTSIQLQLKEKKKKGYCECCLQKYEDLETHLLSEQHRNFAQSNQYQVVDDIVSKLVFDFVEYEKDTPKKKRIKYSVGSLSPVSANVLKKTEQKEKVEYQHISQKDCREDDITVMEQNFLYKETQETEKEILFISEPIPYPSNELRGLNEKTTNKCSMLSAAENDIRQSFIQLPLHRNKQECVLDISEHTLSENDLEELRADHYKCNIKASVHVSDFSTDNSASQPKQKSDIMLFPAKDLKEKDLHSIFTHDSGLITINSSQEHLTVQAKAPSHTPPEEPNECDIKNMDSLPSGKIHRKVKILLGRNRKENLEPNAEFDKRTEFITQEENRICSSPVQSLLDLFQTSEEKSEFLGFTSYTENSGICSVLDIWEEENSNNLLTAFFSSPSTSTFTGF; encoded by the exons ATGCAAAAGCAAACTCAGGTTAAACTAAG AATCCAAACGGATGGCGATAAGTATGGTGGAACCTCAATTCAACTCCAgttgaaagagaagaagaaaaaaggatacTGCGAATGTTGCTTGCAGAAATATGAAGATCTAGAAACT caCCTTCTAAGTGAGCAACACAGAAACTTTGCACAGAGTAACCAGTATCAAGTTGTTGATGATATTGTATCTAAGTTAGTTTTTGACTTTGTGGAATATGAAAAGGACACACctaaaaagaaaag aataaaatacagtgtTGGATCCCTTTCTCCTGTTTCTGCAAATGTCCTGAAAAAGactgaacaaaaggaaaaagtggAATACCAAcatatttctcagaaagattgCCGGGAAGATGATATAACGGTGATGGAGCAGAATTTCCTGTATAAAGAGACCCAGGAAACTGAAAAAGAGATTCTGTTTATTTCAGAGCCCATCCCCTACCCTTCAAATGAATTAAGAGGGCTTAATGAGAAAACGACTAATAAATGTTCCATGTTAAGTGCAGCTGAAAATGACATAAGACAGAGTTTTATACAGCTACCTCTACATAGAAACAAACAGGAATGCGTTCTTGACATTTCCGAACACACGTTAAGTGAAAATGACTTAGAAGAACTAAGGGCAGATCACTATAAATGTAACATAAAGGCATCTGTACATGTTTCTGATTTCAGTACAGATAATAGTGCATCTCAACCAAAACAAAAGTCAGATATTATGCTTTTTCCAGCAAAGGATCTCAAGGAAAAGGACCTTCATTCAATATTTACTCATGATTCTGGTCTGATAACAATAAACAGTTCACAAGAGCACCTAACTGTTCAGGCAAAGGCTCCATCCCATACTCCTCCTGAGGAACCCAATGAATGTGACATCAAGAATATGGATAGTTTACCTTCTGGTAAAATACATCgaaaagtgaaaatattattaggaagaaatagaaaagaaaatctggaacCAAATGCTGAATTTGATAAAAGAACTGAATTTATTacacaagaagaaaacagaatttgtaGTTCACCAGTACAATCTTTACTAGACTTGTTTCAGACTAGTGAAGAGAAATCAGAATTTTTGGGTTTCACAAGCTACACGGAAAACAGTGGTATATGCAGTGTTTTAGATATTTGGGAAGAGGAAAATTCAAATAATCTGTTAACAGCGTTTTTCTCGTCCCCTTCAACTTCTACATTTACTGGcttttag